The Coccidioides posadasii str. Silveira chromosome 3, complete sequence genome contains a region encoding:
- a CDS encoding uncharacterized protein (EggNog:ENOG410PIQY~COG:U~TransMembrane:1 (o932-950i)~BUSCO:752at33183): MDRKEPEDTEQESIRPVSSLLSHFENLAQSKRDRKAPDARDASSSLLKTPASNDDIPLGRASLDLPRPEPPWVPSRPGRQNTVAAPLQPAQTGDSPSRRRFGRPLSMHFHSTSPRGPTLTVESPRSPPSNGVTSPRRSFFHSSRNDRDLHGTSPPMQRSPNRSPIRPKPSLLDSPGIVVSDGRRSADRDEDVSKGPKSFSQPPPVNRAEKPKIPAKKPGIVGSLDTHANSFLVSSQRTSFEDRVSPFSTPPSSPEKSPPLSAARGRGSNLLSSSPSSLDSPSNQPRLEPRSSPRPLGGHIRETSPSTQTKPKPIPNRDTKPPPPPPPVKKGGTFPRSARPIQTLAEKLATSDEPEDRPGLPPRSKSPSSRRAPLPRPIPHSSPDSSSHPSPLSVSPQLQEGGHIQSLRVLNGQSTVKFPPPPPPRRDSNLSIRISSEGHHSTPQTPMSPVPPRLPTIPSNASSKLHISSVPREEVAEPRSLSDEASIPRMDYPDASHTNRRAPVFRTGTRGIHTKHDTRIFDVCGSYACSTGFFTKVWNLVTGEQILNLSHGESVKGLSIAFKPGRTVDEEGKAVWIGLNTGEICEVDITTQAIISSRFSPSRREVIKMYRYRKELWTLDDDGKLLVWPPDESGSPNLQYSYNHPYDRVPKGPTFSMVVDGILWYATGKEIRLYRPSKDDDSFQVLRSPLGKVHSGDVTSGTACTKRGVVYLGHADGKVTMYSSRDFTCLGTVNVSVYKISSLAMVGDYLWAGYKTGMIYVYDISTDPWTVKKDWEAHHHGVCGMLLDHSSIWTVNRLQVVSLGVDNYIRAWDGMLEDDWLEAKMQGRDVEYCEFREITAAVLTWNAGAAVPGNLPNSNFIGDAIHPENPPDILVFGFQELVDLENKKITAKSLLKGSKKKDHDMEHVSRRYRVWRDHLAMCIREFMPLDTTYVLLHTASLIGLFTCVFVKQDERQRITNISAAEVKRGMGGLHGNKGALILRFILDDTSVCFVNCHLAAGQTQTAHRNNDIAAIMESESLPMEPSSSARIDRFVGGGDGSMILDHEICILNGDLNYRIDSIPRNTVLEAIKANNLPKLLDRDQLLASKRKNPGFRLRSFNEAPITFAPTYKYDVGTDNYDSSEKKRSPAWCDRLLYRGVGRIKQLQYRRHEVRVSDHRPVSGLFKMRIKTISPKQRTAVWEVCQAEFLKEKRRLATEASIDYLVRVLGADPKEAESLISSPRT, from the exons ATGGACCGGAAAGAGCCCGAAGATACGGAACAGGAATCTATC CGGCCCGTATCTTCACTCCTGTCGCATTTCGAGAACTTAGCCCAATCCAAACGAGATCGCAAGGCTCCAGATGCGCGCGATGCCTCGTCGAGCTTACTGAAGACGCCAGCCTCGAATGATGACATCCCCCTTGGTCGTGCTTCCCTGGACTTACCGCGCCCCGAGCCACCATGGGTACCGTCTCGGCCTGGACGCCAAAACACTGTTGCAGCGCCTCTGCAGCCGGCGCAGACCGGGGATTCACCGAGTAGACGACGGTTCGGTCGGCCACTGTCAATGCACTTCCACTCTACCTCCCCGCGAGGCCCTACCCTCACTGTCGAATCGCCACGATCTCCTCCTTCCAATGGTGTCACTTCGCCCCGGAGGAGTTTCTTTCACAGTTCGCGAAATGATAGGGATTTACATGGCACGTCTCCCCCAATGCAACGCAGCCCTAACCGCTCGCCAATTCGACCAAAACCCTCTTTACTTGACTCGCCAGGCATAGTTGTTTCCGACGGGAGAAGGTCGGCGGATAGAGATGAGGATGTTAGCAAAGGCCCTAAGAGCTTTTCGCAACCTCCGCCTGTGAACAGGGCAGAAAAACCTAAGATACCAGCTAAAAAGCCAGGGATTGTGGGGAGCTTAGACACTCATGCGAACTCCTTCCTTGTTTCGTCCCAGAGGACTTCGTTCGAGGACAGAGTATCTCCGTTTAGCACGCCACCTAGTAGCCCTGAAAAGTCCCCTCCACTGTCGGCCGCCCGAGGACGGGGATCGAATCTCCTTTCGTCGTCTCCATCGTCTCTTGATTCACCAAGCAATCAACCCCGGCTCGAACCTCGATCCTCGCCGCGACCACTTGGCGGGCATATCAGAGAAACAAGTCCTTCAACTCAAACGAAACCGAAGCCTATTCCTAACCGAGATACGAAACCGCCACCACCTCCTCCCCCAGTGAAGAAAGGGGGAACATTTCCAAGGAGTGCCAGACCGATACAAACCCTTGCTGAGAAACTTGCTACCAGTGACGAGCCGGAAGACAGACCTGGTTTGCCTCCGCGATCGAAATCTCCCTCCTCTCGAAGAGCTCCCTTGCCTCGTCCCATTCCGCACTCAAGCCCGGATAGCTCAAGCCATCCATCTCCATTATCGGTCTCACCGCAACTCCAAGAGGGAGGCCACATACAATCGCTGCGGGTTCTAAATGGCCAATCTACCGTGAAGTTTCCCCCACCTCCTCCCCCTCGAAGAGATAGTAATTTGTCAATACGAATCTCATCCGAGGGTCACCATTCAACGCCGCAAACCCCAATGTCACCCGTTCCTCCTCGACTGCCAACGATTCCCTCAAATGCATCTTCAAAGCTTCACATTTCGAGCGTGCCCCGCGAAGAAGTCGCAGAGCCGCGTTCTCTCTCAGACGAGGCCAGCATTCCTAGGATGGATTATCCAGATGCTTCGCATACGAACCGTCGCGCACCAGTTTTTCGCACAGGGACCCGTGGTATCCATACAAAACACGATACTAGAATATTCGATGTTTGCGGGTCATACGCATGTAGCACCGGTTTCTTCACCAAGGTCTGGAATCTTGTGACAGGTGAACAGATCTTGAACTTAAGCCATGGAGAATCTGTGAAAGGTCTGTCCATCGCGTTCAAACCAGGAAGAACCGTGGATGAAGAAGGTAAAGCGGTATGGATCGGACTGAACACCGGGGAAATCTGCGAAGTCGATATTACCACACAAGCTATTATCTCGTCCAGGTTCTCCCCTTCTCGGAGGGAAGTCATCAAGATGTACCGTTACAGAAAAGAACTCTGGACTCTTGACGATGACGGGAAGTTGCTTGTTTGGCCTCCAGATGAATCCGGCTCGCCGAATCTTCAATACAGCTACAACCATCCTTACGACAGAGTTCCAAAAGGGCCCACATTTTCCATGGTTGTGGACGGCATCCTGTGGTATGCAACTGGGAAAGAAATCAGGCTATATAGACCAAGCAAAGACGATGATTCCTTTCAAGTACTCAGATCGCCTCTGGGAAAAGTTCATTCTGGGGATGTAACCTCCGGCACTGCCTGCACGAAACGAGGCGTGGTGTATTTGGGACATGCTGATGGGAAGGTTACGATGTATTCTTCCCGAGATTTCACATGCCTAGGGACTGTCAACGTTAGCGTGTATAAGATCAGTTCACTTGCTATGGTCGGCGACTATCTTTGGGCTGGTTATAAGACGGGTATGATATATGTGTACGATATATCTACAGACCCCTGGACGGTGAAAAAGGATTGGGAAGCGCATCACCACGGTGTCTGTGGGATGTTACTTGATCATAGTAGTATTTGGACGGTAAACAGGCTTCAGGTTGTCTCTTTGGGCGTTGATAACTACATTCGCGCCTGGGATGGAATGCTGGAGGATGACTGGCTCG AAGCAAAGATGCAAGGTCGAGATGTGGAATATTGCGAATTTCGTGAGATCACTGCTGCTGTCTTGACATGGAATGCCGGGGCAGCGGTACCAGGAAATCTTCCCAACAGCAATTTTATAGGAGATGCAATCCATCCAGAAAATCCACCGGATATCTTGGTCTTTGGCTTCCAGGAGCTTGTTGACTTGGAGAATAAGAAGATCACAGCAA AAAGCTTGCTCAAAGgcagtaaaaagaaagaCCACGATATGGAGCATGTGAGCCGGCGATATCGCGTTTGGAGAGACCACCTTGCGATGTGCATCCGCGAATTCATGCCACTAGATACTACTTACGTATTACTCCACACCGCAAGCCTCATTGGGTTGTTTACCTGtgtatttgtaaaacaggACGAGCGCCAGAGAATCACGAACATAAGCGCTGCAGAGGTCAAGCGAGGAATGGGTGGTTTGCACGGAAACAAG GGCGCTCTTATTCTTCGGTTTATCCTGGACGATACTTCCGTTTGCTTCGTCAACTGTCACCTGGCAGCTGGTCAAACTCAAACCGCTCATCGTAACAATGACATTGCTGCGATAATGGAGAGCGAGTCACTCCCAATGGAGCCAAGTTCCTCGGCACGCATTGACCGTTTCGTTGGAGGCGGCGACGGGTCCATGATTCTCGACCATGAGATCTGCATCTTGAACGGGGATCTTAACTACCGTATTGATTCAATACCTCGGAATACCGTTCTTGAGGCCATTAAGGCAAACAACCTACCTAAACTCCTTGATCGAGATCAGTTACTTGCATCTAAACGCAAAAACCCTGGCTTTCGGCTACGCTCCTTCAATGAAGCACCCATTACATTCGCTCCTACGTATAAGTACGACGTCGGCACCGATAATTATGACTCCAGCGAGAAGAAACGCTCACCGGCTTGGTGCGATCGGCTTCTTTACCGTGGTGTTGGCAGAATAAAGCAATTACAATACAGACGGCATGAAGTCCGCGTGTCCGACCATAGGCCTGTTAGTGGTCTATTTAAGATGCGAATCAAAACCATATCACCCAAGCAGCGTACTGCCGTCTGGGAGGTCTGCCAGGCTGAGTTTCTCAAGGAAAAACGGCGACTTGCAACGGAGGCGAG CATTGATTATCTTGTTCGTGTCCTTGGGGCAGATCCGAAGGAAGCCGAGTCCCTGATCTCTTCTCCAAGAACTTGA
- a CDS encoding uncharacterized protein (EggNog:ENOG410PIDT~COG:Q), with amino-acid sequence MAQTNDIQPPLGSNNPNIDHPASLDRPMFCSEWPVSSPSGYRITDHMVNEAFPERPSFKIAMLGAGAAGIDFLHHAILAFKDDPDVDLVVYEKNHDIGGTWLENRYPACACDVPSASYQFPWRPNPGWTMYYSTSREIWEYLRKIVDEEGMMRYIRLRTTIVHAAWQEPKSKWVLHLVERNEKDEVVREWDEEFDMFLSGAGILNAWKWPDIPGLHSFKGRLFHTARYEEGFDLKGKSVAVIGSGSSGVQTVAAIYNDVSKLYTWVRTPTWITPGFAQKYAGPDGKNFAYSEEQKDIWRAYPEKYRSYRKMIEDELNGRFRFVLRNSKESDDAILFSHREMSSKLGNNTHLISKIIPQNFNVGCRRPTPGNGYLEALVGSKTTCYTENIGGITPNGFLTTDGTEVNVDVIICATGFDTTFRPRFPIIGLDGKNIADRWENRAESYISVSVSNVPNYFMYGGPYSPVAQGSILPILTLLSNHFIQVIKKMRKEHIRRLSPKESAMRDFVEHASVYLQRTAWADPCSSWFKQGKIDGNIVMWPGSRLAFFDLIKEPKYEDYEIEYWSGNRWGYLGNGFSTVEFDGSDISSYLNCELFPQEPAASKQEEKVESNPLHSSAKDSLNSKEFDSLGLLQDTPGFQVAVCPN; translated from the exons ATGGCCCAAACAAACGATATTCAGCCCCCTTTGGGGAGCAACAATCCCAATATTGACCATCCAGCTTCCCTCGACCGTCCCATGTTCTGTTCTGAATGGCCTGTATCTTCTCCAAGCGGATACAGAATCACGGACCACATGGTAAACGAAGCTTTCCCGGAACGACCATCCTTTAAAATTGCCATGCTTGGTGCCGGCGCCGCTGGAATTGACTTTCTTCATCACGCAATCCTCGCGTTCAAAGATGATCCTGATGTTGATTTGGTCGTGTACGAGAAAAACCACGATATTGGGGGTACGTGGTTGGAAAATCGATATCCAGCCTGTGCGTGCGATGTCCCTAGCGCGAGCTATCAGTTCCCGTGGAGACCAAATCCTGGCTGGACTATGTACTACAGTACATCCAGGGAAATTTGGGAATATCTCAGGAAAATCGTCGATGAAGAGGGGATGATGAGGTATATAAGGCTACGGACAACGATTGTCCATGCAGCGTGGCAGGAACCCAAATCTAAATGGGTCCTGCATCTTGTGGAAAGGAATGAAAAAGATGAAGTGGTGAGAGAATGGGACGAAGAATTTGATATGTTCCTGAGTGGTGCTGGAATTTTAAA TGCTTGGAAATGGCCAGATATTCCTGGCCTGCACAGCTTTAAAGGGCGGCTCTTCCACACTGCACGATATGAAGAAGGTTTCGATCTCAAAGGAAAGAGTGTTGCCGTCATTGGCTCAGGGAGCTCAGGAGTCCAGACAGTCGCTGCGATTTATAATGACGTTTCGAAGCTGTATACTTGGGTAAGGACACCAACATGGATCACACCTGGATTTGCGCAGAAGTATGCCGGGCCCGATGGAAAGAATTTCGCAT ATAGTGAAGAGCAAAAGGATATCTGGAGGGCCTATCCGGAGAAGTATCGCAGCTATCGTAAGATGATAGAGGACGAGCTTAATGGACGTTTCCGGTTTGTTTTGAGAAATAGCAAAGAGTCTGACGATGCCATTCTG TTTTCACACAGAGAAATGTCATCGAAACTCGGTAATAATACTCACCTGATATCTAAGATCATTCCCCAAAACTTTAACGTTGGCTGTCGCCGACCCACCCCTGGAAACGGATATCTTGAGGCCCTCGTCGGCTCAAAAACAACCTGTTACACTGAAAATATCGGCGGGATAACTCCTAACGGCTTCCTTACTACTGACGGAACGGAAGTTAATGTCGACGTGATAATCTGTGCCACAGGCTTCGATACCACCTTCCGCCCACGATTCCCAATAATAGGTCTGGATGGGAAAAATATTGCCGACCGCTGGGAAAACAGGGCGGAAAGTTATATCTCGGTTTCAGTGTCGAATGTCCCGAATTATTTCATGTACGGTGGTCCATACAGCCCCGTGGCTCAGGGATCAATTCTGCCGATTCTCACGTTATTATCCAACCATTTTATCCAGGTCATCAAAAAAATGAGAAAAGAACACATTCGCCGCTTAAGCCCCAAAGAAAGCGCGATGAGAGACTTTGTTGAGCATGCCTCTGTGTATCTCCAGCGCACTGCTTGGGCAGATCCATGCAGCAGCTGGTTCAAGCAAGGCAAAATAGATGGCAACATTGTCATGTGGCCGGGTAGTCGACTGGCCTTTTTTGATCTGATCAAGGAACCGAAGTATGAAGATTATGAAATCGAGTATTGGAGCGGCAATCGTTGGGGATACCTGGGAAATGGGTTTAGCACCGTGGAGTTCGACGGGAGTGATATCAGTTCATACTTGAATTGTGAACTGTTTCCTCAGGAGCCCGCTGCTTCAAAACAAGAGGAGAAGGTGGAAAGTAACCCTCTGCATAGCTCGGCCAAGGATTCGCTTAACTCGAAGGAATTCGACTCCTTGGGGCTCCTACAGGATACTCCCGGGTTTCAGGTGGCAGTCTGTCCTAACTGA
- a CDS encoding uncharacterized protein (EggNog:ENOG410PKCX~COG:I~BUSCO:11343at33183), with amino-acid sequence MTVSSPPPSSPFYLLSYPAPGVLLVTINRPKQRNSVPFQGHWDLHKLWQWFDNEGSLQVGIITGAGDKAFCAGQDLLEVERNRLNPPTEPYLQGHPPSGFAGISTRKGKKPIIAAVNGFAYGGGFEICLNCDMVIASPRAQFSLPEAKRGIYAAAGGLPRIMRIAGLQIASEIALTGRPISAEEAKSWMFVNRISKTHESLIDEAVEFAKELSQLSPDALIVTRAGIREAWEVAGIDKATANTRDRYDQGLHSGENVKEGLAAFREKRAPKWVKSML; translated from the exons ATGACCGTCTCCTCGCCGCCTCCGTCATCTCCTTTCTATCTCCTCTCCTACCCTGCGCCCGGCGTGCTTCTAGTCACCATCAACCGCCCAAAGCAAAGAAACTCCGTTCCATTCCAAGGTCACTGGGATCTACACAAGCTATGGCAATGGTTCGACAACGAAGGTTCCCTACAAGTCGGAATCATCACCGGAGCTGGAGACAAGGCGTTCTGCGCAGGCCAGGATTTACTCGAGGTTGAACGGAATAGATTAAATCCTCCAACTGAACCCTACCTTCAAGGTCATCCACCATCGGGGTTTGCGGGCATTAGCACACGGAAAGGGAAGAAGCCCATCATTGCTGCCGTGAATGGGTTCGCCTACGGTGGTGGGTTTGagatttgcttgaactg TGATATGGTCATCGCGTCCCCACGTGCACAATTTTCCCTCCCAGAAGCAAAGCGTGGTATCTACGCTGCCGCTGGCGGTCTTCCTCGCATCATGCGCATCGCCGGATTACAAATTGCGTCCGAAATCGCTCTCACCGGCCGCCCAATTTCCGCAGAAGAAGCTAAATCTTGGATGTTCGTTAACAGAATCTCTAAAACGCATGAATCCCTGATCGATGAAGCGGTAGAATTCGCTAAAGAGCTCTCCCAACTCAGCCCCGATGCACTCATTGTCACCAGAGCTGGAATTAGAGAAGCTTGGGAAGTCGCTGGAATTGATAAAGCAACTGCAAACACCAGGGACAGATACGATCAAGGACTACATTCTGGAGAGAATGTGAAGGAAG GTTTGGCCGCCTTTCGAGAAAAGAGGGCTCCCAAGTGGGTTAAATCTATGTTGTAA